Genomic window (Paenibacillus sp. 37):
GCTGAACTCGGTCAAGGTTGATATTGTACTCAGCGATATCTGTATGCCTGGCATGGATGGCATGCAGTTAATTGAGCAGATTATGGATCGGTGGCCACGATGCAAAGTCCTATTGCTGACAGGTCATAACGAATTTGATTATGCACACCAAGCTATTCGGAATCCTTGCGTTGTTGATTACATGTTAAAGACAGAGGGCATGAATCACATTCGGGCTGCGGTAGAACGGGCATTAACACAGATCTCGGAAGAGAATGATTTTCGCTACCAAGCTGCATGGTTTCGCAGTAAATTGCCACGAGCGCTGCCCCAGTTACAGCGTCAATTGCTGCTGGATGTGCTGAAGCGAACGGATAGACCTGATATCGCTTCACTTCAGGAAGAGCTGGATGCCGTGCAGCTCCCCTTCCAATCTGATCAACTTGTTATTCCTGTGATTATAAGAGTGGAGGAGTGGAACAACTACCAGTCTCAGGCGGACCGCAGTCTCATCCGGTATGCCGTTGCCAATGTTGCGGAGGAGTTGCTGCAGGACAAGGCCAAGGTGAAGGCAATTGATCTGGACACTCAGGTCATCGCTTGCTTTATTCAATCGCAAGGGGCGCATCCGTCCCACATATCTAATAATGAAGGGGAACGAGGGAGTCAGCTGGATAACTGGCAACAAACTCTTCGTTTTGTCTATGGCACACTGGAGTCTGTGCAGCAATCCTGTGCGGACTGTCTGAACCTGTCTGTATCCATCATGGTCAGCGAGCAGGCGGTAGAGTGGAGCAGGGTTAATCAGGCAATCGGGCAGTTACGCCTGTCGATTCATGAGAGTCCCGGGCTTGGGATGGAGAAGCTGCTGCGTGTAAATATCCAGGATGAATTGCCTTACACCCCTAGCATCATGAATCAACAGGGTGTTGTAACGCTGCATCTGGATCAGATCAAACAGCGAATAACCGCCGGGGATCGGGAATGGATGGAGTCTTTCCATAAATGGACCGAGGCTGCGAAGGAAGGGCTTCAAGATCCGTTCTTCCGCATGAAAACGTATACGGGTGCAGCGAGTGTACTCATTGAAGTCCTGCACGAACTGGGGTTGTATGAATCGGCAATGGAAGAAATATCGCTTTCCCGAATGCTGCATTTTGACATCCATACCGCATGGTCTGATCTGGTCATCTTTTATCAATCGGCATACGAATGGATGATCTCCAAACGAAGCGATGCTCGCCTGAATGATCAATCACAGATTCTAATTACGATCCATCATTATATCAAACACCATCTGGAGGACGACCTCTCACTCACACGGATCGCACAGGAAGTCTCTCTTAATCCTTCTTATCTGTCGCGTTGGTACAAAAGGATTACAGGCAAAGGCATATCCGACTACATCCATGACCGCAGAGTGGAGCGAAGCAAAGAGCTGCTTCTGGGTTCTTCCTGCAAAATGCATGAAATATCCGCGAAAGTTGGGTTTAGCGATCAGCATTATTTTTATCGTTTCTTCAAAAAAGCAACAGGCTGCACCCCTCAAGAGTTTCGGGATCAGAAAAGTTAAATGATATCTCAAATGGTAAATCAAAGATACCAGATGTCAACGGGATACACTCGAAGTGATAGCGCTTTCTTTGTAATATAAAATTATACCTCACGGGAGGAGAAAAAAGGGGGATTCGCATGAATATATCATTTAAGAAGTTCTCATTATTAACATTAACCATGGTACTGGCCACCACGCTTGCTGCCTGTTCATCTGGTGCGGGAAGTGCCGAGAATGAAGCTGAACCGAACACACAGCAGGATGCGGGAGGACCACTTACGAAATATGACCCACCCATTAAATTGACTTCCACCATGAATGAAACAGGGAAAGAATCGCTTGCCCAAGGAGATACACACGCCAATAACATCTGGACCAGAGGGTACAAGGATGAACTTGGTATTGATGTAACGTACGAATGGATTGTTCCGGATGCCAATTATAACGATAAGATGAATGTCACATTGGCGAGTGGTGATCTGCCGGATGTCCTGAAAGTGAGTGCTGTTCAATTCGAACAACTGCATGAAGCAGGAATGCTGGAGGATCTGACCCAAGTATATGACAAGTATGCATCCGAACTGGTGAAGGAGTTCATGTCTGCTGAAGATGGAGCAGGTCTGAAGCCAGTAACGAAGGATGGAAAAATATACGCCATGGTGAGTTTCCCAGGCTCGCTGGATTCCTCGGATATGATCTGGATTCGTCAGGACTGGCTGAAAAAGGTTGGTCTTGAGGCACCTAAAACCATGCAGGATGTCATCCAGATTGCGGAATCCTTTACCTTCGAAGATCCAGACGGAAATGGCAAAGATGATACGTACGGTATTGCCTTAAACAAGGATTTACCTATTAATGCGTTCTTGCTCGGTTATCATGGTTATCTCGAAACCTGGATTAAGGATGCTTCAGGTCAAGTCGTGAATGGAACGATCCAACCAGAAGTGAAAGAAGGATTGCGTGAGCTTCAGACTCTGTATCAGAAGGGTGTGCTTGATCCCGAATTTGGCGTGAAGGATTTTGCTAAAATGATGGAGGATGTGAATGCAGGCAAGTCAGGCATGTTCTTCCTGCCACAATGGGCACCTTTTCAGGTTAGCAGCATGATTAAAAAAGACAAAAACATCGACTGGATGGCTTACCCGGTTCAATCGATTGATGATCAACCAGCCAAAACACAGAATCATCTTAGTCTGGGCGGTATATTTGCCGTTCGTAAAGGCTACGAGCATCCAGAAGCGTTGATTAAACTGCTTAATTTCCAGGCTGAAAAAATGTTCGGTGAGTCTGCGAAGGAAGAACGGGCTGCTTACTTAAATGGACTGACAGGTCTTGGTTTTCATAATGCAACGGTCTCTAACCTGCCAGCCAACAAAAATGTGAAGGCGCAGGACGAAGTAGAGCAGGCGCTCAAAACTGGAGATACGTCCGGATTGGAACTCGAAGCGAAGCTGTTCTATGACGATATTATGGATTATCGGAATGGGAATCTCGACAAGTGGCATATGGAGCGTATCTTTGGCCCAGAGAGTTCACAAGGTGTGATTAAATATTATCGGGATAATGACCTCATTGTCATGAATGAATTCATCTATGCACCGACGAGAACAATGAATACGAAGCAAGCTACACTGGATAAACTGAGAGCCGAGACGTTTCTGAAAATCATCTATGGAAACTTGTCGATTGACGAGTTTGATAATTTCGTAGCCAATTGGAAGAAACTTGGCGGGGATCAAATCACACAGGAAGTGAATGAAACGATCGCTGCTAACCAATAGCATGATTGATTCATATTATCCAAGAATGGAACATGAAAAATGGTGCGCTCCTTAAAGGGAGGCACCATTTTTTTGCTTCTAATTATTTGCGTTTCAGTAGCAGAACTCCACTGATGGTTGACGTTTTCTGGCGGTATACCACTTTGAATCCAATATCATTGTCCAGCAAGCAGTTCAGTGCATTGATCAACCGTGCACCAGGAACCAGTGTGAATGTACATGGAGACGTATTACCAATCACACGTACACTTTGGATTCTGCGCGCAGAACCGGGAATGAGCGGATTTCTGGACCAATAGATTAATACCAGATCCGGTTGTGGAACAGCATTGACACGAGCCATACTAATCATCTCTTTTCTATTAAAGGTTCTTAATAGTAGATGAAAAGTAGAGGAAAGGGTGCTAGACGGAAGTCATGCTGTTCAATAAATAGACTTTACTTATTCGTAGAATGCTGTTTGGATGGCAACTTGTCCCCTGGTGTTCCCTTGCCGTTGTTTTTATTGTGACGCGCTTTTTCGGCATTTTCGTTAACTTTTTTCACAAAATCTTGAGTACTTTCCATTATAAATTACAGCTCCTTCCATAAGCAAAATGTGTATTCCTGATTGTTAATATAACCACTGGAAAGTGATTTTATTTTGGTGACATCGTTAAATTTAATTGTGATTCCACATTCCTAGGTCAATTGGGACATACTGGACATGGGAAGTTCATGCGTCTAAACTAGATAGACCAGACATACTAAGAAGGGATGCGCAGATTTAAACCATGTTGCAGAAATTCGGGTTTACACAATATGAAAGTCAGGTATACGAGGCTATATTTGCACAGGATGAACCTCTTGATGCTACATCGATCGTAAATTACTCCAACGTTCCCAAAGCCAAAATCTATGAAGTGCTTAATCGCCTGATCGACAAGGGAACGGTGCTGACAACGATGGATGGGAAGAAAAAACTATATATGGCTGTGGATCTTCAGTCCATTATTCATAAGATCAAGGCTGATTTTGAGAAAGATATTGAGGAATTGAAAAGTTACAAAATCAAACGTACATTTACGGATGAGCATATTTGGACGTTAAAAGATGAGTCGTCCATCGCATCGAATATCGAACAGCTTATCGAGGAAGCAGATTCATCAATTCTTTTTCTGGCCTGGAATGAGCGAATGGAGAAATATCGTACACTGCTGGAGCAGAAGGAAAAGCAGGGCGTGTACGTTGAAGTGCTTGCCGTTGGGGGAATGGAGACATCCTTAAACCGGATATACTCGTTGATTCCATTGCTTGATGCGCCGGAACCTTCACAACTGCTTATTGTGGATCATGCATATCTGCTGTTTGCGGGTGTGGAGCACGATTCATGGCGAGCGATCAAGACGATGTCCAAACCGATTGTCAAAGCGATGACTGATTATTTCTACCATGATGTTGCGCTTACTCAAATTACCAAAAAATACGGTGA
Coding sequences:
- a CDS encoding DUF4023 family protein, giving the protein MESTQDFVKKVNENAEKARHNKNNGKGTPGDKLPSKQHSTNK
- a CDS encoding TrmB family transcriptional regulator, coding for MLQKFGFTQYESQVYEAIFAQDEPLDATSIVNYSNVPKAKIYEVLNRLIDKGTVLTTMDGKKKLYMAVDLQSIIHKIKADFEKDIEELKSYKIKRTFTDEHIWTLKDESSIASNIEQLIEEADSSILFLAWNERMEKYRTLLEQKEKQGVYVEVLAVGGMETSLNRIYSLIPLLDAPEPSQLLIVDHAYLLFAGVEHDSWRAIKTMSKPIVKAMTDYFYHDVALTQITKKYGDQLLQDAEIEKLLTRLIY
- a CDS encoding extracellular solute-binding protein — protein: MNISFKKFSLLTLTMVLATTLAACSSGAGSAENEAEPNTQQDAGGPLTKYDPPIKLTSTMNETGKESLAQGDTHANNIWTRGYKDELGIDVTYEWIVPDANYNDKMNVTLASGDLPDVLKVSAVQFEQLHEAGMLEDLTQVYDKYASELVKEFMSAEDGAGLKPVTKDGKIYAMVSFPGSLDSSDMIWIRQDWLKKVGLEAPKTMQDVIQIAESFTFEDPDGNGKDDTYGIALNKDLPINAFLLGYHGYLETWIKDASGQVVNGTIQPEVKEGLRELQTLYQKGVLDPEFGVKDFAKMMEDVNAGKSGMFFLPQWAPFQVSSMIKKDKNIDWMAYPVQSIDDQPAKTQNHLSLGGIFAVRKGYEHPEALIKLLNFQAEKMFGESAKEERAAYLNGLTGLGFHNATVSNLPANKNVKAQDEVEQALKTGDTSGLELEAKLFYDDIMDYRNGNLDKWHMERIFGPESSQGVIKYYRDNDLIVMNEFIYAPTRTMNTKQATLDKLRAETFLKIIYGNLSIDEFDNFVANWKKLGGDQITQEVNETIAANQ
- a CDS encoding response regulator, which produces MQRMLIVDDEPVILDGLYAFFQKANLQDMEIIKAYSAYEAIDWLNSVKVDIVLSDICMPGMDGMQLIEQIMDRWPRCKVLLLTGHNEFDYAHQAIRNPCVVDYMLKTEGMNHIRAAVERALTQISEENDFRYQAAWFRSKLPRALPQLQRQLLLDVLKRTDRPDIASLQEELDAVQLPFQSDQLVIPVIIRVEEWNNYQSQADRSLIRYAVANVAEELLQDKAKVKAIDLDTQVIACFIQSQGAHPSHISNNEGERGSQLDNWQQTLRFVYGTLESVQQSCADCLNLSVSIMVSEQAVEWSRVNQAIGQLRLSIHESPGLGMEKLLRVNIQDELPYTPSIMNQQGVVTLHLDQIKQRITAGDREWMESFHKWTEAAKEGLQDPFFRMKTYTGAASVLIEVLHELGLYESAMEEISLSRMLHFDIHTAWSDLVIFYQSAYEWMISKRSDARLNDQSQILITIHHYIKHHLEDDLSLTRIAQEVSLNPSYLSRWYKRITGKGISDYIHDRRVERSKELLLGSSCKMHEISAKVGFSDQHYFYRFFKKATGCTPQEFRDQKS